Proteins from a genomic interval of Lactococcus protaetiae:
- a CDS encoding diacylglycerol kinase family lipid kinase, protein MKARLIYNPTSGQEIIKKHIADILNRLEEYGYEASAYQTTPESKSAEIEAARATEAGFDLIIAAGGDGTINEVVSGIAPFEKRPRLAIVPTGTTNDFARALKIPRGKPLEAIEIIGKNQVLSIDVGHSTRGLAEEDKYFINIAAGGGLTELTYSVPSHLKTAFGYLAYLAKGAELLPRVRKAPVRITHDNGVFEGDISMFFAALTNSVGGFEKIAPDAKLDDGLFTLILVKTDNLFELMALLAIVANGKHLDDINIEYIKTSMIEIEPMAGQRMLLNLDGEYGGDAPVRFDNLKGHIDMYVNLDEINDDHYIGDEDTLALEAVAQRFAEETSKIKDED, encoded by the coding sequence ATGAAGGCAAGATTGATTTATAATCCGACGTCGGGTCAAGAAATCATCAAAAAACATATTGCAGATATTCTTAACCGGCTTGAAGAGTATGGTTATGAAGCGAGTGCATATCAAACGACGCCGGAATCTAAATCAGCAGAAATTGAAGCTGCACGCGCAACGGAGGCTGGTTTTGATTTGATTATTGCTGCTGGTGGTGATGGAACGATTAATGAGGTCGTTTCAGGGATTGCTCCCTTTGAAAAGCGACCAAGACTTGCTATTGTGCCTACTGGAACGACGAATGATTTTGCTAGAGCTCTGAAAATTCCACGTGGTAAACCGCTTGAAGCGATAGAAATTATTGGTAAGAATCAGGTATTGAGTATCGATGTGGGTCATTCCACACGTGGTCTTGCTGAAGAGGATAAATACTTTATCAACATTGCTGCTGGTGGTGGGCTTACTGAGCTGACATACAGTGTGCCTAGTCATCTGAAAACAGCTTTTGGTTATCTTGCTTATTTGGCAAAAGGTGCAGAACTTTTGCCACGAGTCAGAAAAGCTCCTGTGCGTATCACACATGATAATGGTGTTTTTGAAGGTGATATTTCAATGTTTTTCGCAGCATTAACTAATTCTGTAGGTGGTTTTGAGAAAATTGCGCCAGATGCAAAATTGGATGATGGACTATTTACTTTAATTTTAGTTAAGACGGATAACCTTTTTGAGTTGATGGCTTTGCTTGCGATTGTTGCAAATGGGAAACATTTGGATGATATCAATATTGAGTATATCAAGACGAGTATGATTGAGATTGAGCCGATGGCGGGTCAGCGGATGTTGCTTAATTTGGATGGTGAATATGGTGGAGATGCACCTGTGAGATTTGACAACCTCAAGGGACATATCGATATGTATGTCAATCTTGATGAGATTAATGATGACCATTATATTGGCGATGAGGACACATTAGCACTTGAAGCTGTGGCGCAACGTTTTGCAGAAGAAACGAGTAAGATTAAAGATGAAGATTAA
- a CDS encoding PTS lactose/cellobiose transporter subunit IIA, with protein sequence MSDKYENPTSDEYMGVVMGIIMSGGNAKGLAFQAIQQAKDGDFEAAENSLNDAGEQLREAHDVQTDLLTRLAQGEKIGWNLYMVHAQDHLMNAITFKDLAVEVVNQEKRIQALENK encoded by the coding sequence ATGAGTGATAAATACGAAAATCCAACCAGTGATGAATACATGGGAGTAGTAATGGGAATCATCATGAGTGGTGGTAATGCCAAAGGGTTGGCTTTTCAAGCGATTCAACAAGCTAAAGATGGTGATTTTGAAGCAGCTGAAAATTCATTGAACGATGCAGGAGAACAACTTCGTGAAGCACATGATGTTCAGACAGACCTTTTGACGCGTCTAGCTCAAGGGGAAAAGATTGGTTGGAATCTTTATATGGTTCACGCTCAGGACCACTTGATGAATGCGATTACTTTTAAAGACCTTGCGGTTGAAGTTGTTAATCAAGAAAAACGCATCCAAGCCTTGGAAAATAAATAA
- a CDS encoding 6-phospho-beta-glucosidase, which yields MALRKDFLWGGAVAAHQLEGGWNAGGKGPSVADVMTAGSNGVERRITDGVLAGENYPNHEAIDFYHRYKEDVALFAELGLNCFRTSIAWTRIFPNGDEEEPNEEGLQFYDDLFDECLKNGIEPVITLSHFELPYHLVTEYGGFKNRKLIDFFVHFAETVMTRYKDKVKYWMTFNEINNQANFMRDFAPFTNSGLKFPEGASDVEREEIMYQAAHYELVASAKVVELGHNINPDFQIGCMIAMCPIYPESCKPEDMMAATVAMQRRYWFADVHVRGHYPNYLKAYFDRKAFKLDITDEDITALANGCVDYIGFSYYMSFAIKDHDKAPFFDYSEDKDLVRNQFVEASEWGWQIDPLGLRWSMSWFYERYEKPLFIVENGFGAVDELEADGTIHDQYRIDYLSAHIKAMKESVEYDGVDLMGYTPWGFIDLVSAGTGEMKKRYGFIYVDKDNDGNGSLSRSKKDSFAWYQKVIATNGEKL from the coding sequence ATGGCTTTACGTAAAGATTTCCTCTGGGGAGGAGCTGTTGCTGCTCATCAACTTGAAGGAGGATGGAATGCTGGTGGAAAAGGACCATCGGTAGCCGATGTGATGACAGCAGGAAGTAATGGTGTTGAACGACGAATTACGGATGGTGTCCTTGCAGGGGAAAATTATCCGAATCATGAAGCAATAGACTTTTATCATCGTTACAAAGAAGATGTTGCTTTATTTGCCGAATTGGGTCTAAATTGTTTCCGTACATCTATTGCGTGGACGCGTATTTTTCCAAATGGAGATGAAGAAGAACCCAATGAAGAAGGATTGCAATTTTATGATGATTTATTTGATGAATGCTTGAAAAATGGGATTGAACCTGTGATTACACTTTCTCATTTTGAGCTACCTTATCATTTAGTGACAGAATATGGTGGTTTCAAGAATCGTAAATTGATTGATTTCTTTGTCCATTTTGCTGAAACGGTCATGACACGCTATAAAGATAAAGTCAAATATTGGATGACTTTTAATGAGATTAATAATCAAGCGAACTTTATGCGTGATTTTGCTCCTTTTACTAACTCAGGTTTGAAATTTCCAGAGGGAGCAAGTGATGTAGAACGTGAAGAAATCATGTATCAAGCGGCTCATTACGAGCTTGTTGCCTCTGCTAAAGTGGTTGAACTTGGGCATAATATCAATCCTGACTTCCAAATTGGGTGTATGATTGCGATGTGTCCGATTTATCCAGAATCTTGTAAACCAGAAGATATGATGGCAGCGACTGTTGCGATGCAAAGACGTTATTGGTTTGCCGATGTTCATGTTCGCGGACATTATCCAAACTATTTAAAGGCCTATTTCGACCGTAAAGCGTTTAAATTAGACATTACAGATGAAGATATTACAGCTTTAGCAAATGGATGTGTGGATTATATTGGCTTTAGTTATTATATGAGTTTTGCCATTAAGGATCATGATAAAGCGCCTTTCTTTGATTACAGTGAAGATAAAGATTTAGTTAGAAATCAGTTTGTTGAGGCTTCTGAATGGGGCTGGCAAATTGATCCTCTAGGCTTACGGTGGAGTATGTCATGGTTTTATGAGCGTTATGAAAAGCCCCTTTTCATTGTAGAAAATGGTTTTGGCGCTGTAGATGAATTAGAGGCTGATGGTACGATTCATGACCAATATCGCATTGATTATCTTAGTGCACACATCAAAGCGATGAAAGAGTCTGTCGAGTATGATGGTGTAGACTTGATGGGTTATACGCCTTGGGGCTTCATTGATTTAGTTTCTGCAGGTACTGGCGAAATGAAGAAACGTTATGGTTTTATCTATGTTGATAAAGACAACGACGGAAACGGAAGTTTATCACGGTCTAAAAAAGATTCTTTTGCGTGGTATCAAAAAGTAATTGCTACAAATGGTGAGAAGCTCTGA
- a CDS encoding YdcF family protein, which produces MKESLQFMMKKILKIFFAIISLGIIYAVICLGLVLTKINTRPSVLTGYQTILILGSKIDGNNLQHSKPAQMTRNRLDAGIKLAKLNPEAKIIVTGYKASNENVNESAGMAKYLEDNSVSADRVIKEPKARNTYENLRYSSHYFKGKVILVTSDFHLERSLVLAEKQHLIHISGFAAKTTLKNKLEIMSAYFHETLGLGRALIFGH; this is translated from the coding sequence ATGAAGGAATCACTTCAATTTATGATGAAAAAAATATTAAAAATTTTCTTTGCCATCATTAGTCTAGGAATTATCTATGCCGTAATTTGTCTAGGATTGGTGCTGACAAAAATCAATACTCGTCCGTCAGTGCTGACAGGCTATCAGACTATTCTAATCTTAGGAAGTAAAATTGATGGAAACAATTTACAACATTCTAAACCGGCTCAGATGACTAGAAATCGATTAGATGCAGGGATAAAGTTAGCAAAACTTAATCCGGAAGCTAAAATCATTGTTACAGGTTATAAAGCTTCAAATGAAAATGTTAATGAGTCTGCTGGTATGGCAAAGTATTTAGAGGATAATTCTGTCAGTGCTGACAGAGTCATAAAAGAGCCAAAAGCACGTAATACCTATGAAAATTTACGCTATTCAAGTCATTATTTTAAAGGTAAAGTTATCTTAGTGACTAGCGATTTTCATTTAGAACGAAGTTTAGTTTTAGCTGAAAAACAACATTTGATTCACATTTCAGGATTTGCGGCAAAAACGACCTTAAAAAATAAGTTGGAGATTATGAGTGCTTATTTTCATGAAACGTTAGGACTAGGACGAGCTTTGATTTTTGGTCATTAA
- a CDS encoding DEAD/DEAH box helicase, whose product MNFTDFNFKKEINQTLENINFQKPTEVQEKLIPIVLSGRDLVGESKTGSGKTHTFLLPIFQNLDMTLNEVQAVITAPSRELSTQIYKAAQEFVKINPSIRVSNFVGGTDKARQIKKLENGQPHIVIGTPGRIHDLIKSGALIVYTANTFVVDEADMTLDMGFLSDVDNIASAFGKKVQMLIFSATIPQKLQPFLKKYLHNPVMQTIANKTVISDTIENWLVSTKGASHNQLLLQISQAINPYMAMIFANTKGRVDDIHHFLVSNGIKAAKIHGDIPPRERKRIMNSIKNLDYQYVVATDIAARGIDIEGVSHIINDEIPKDLTFFVHRVGRSGRNGLTGTAITLYSPSDDSAIREIEKMGVTFQPKAVKNGEIVDSYDRDRREKREKKRDEISLATRGALAKGKKKVKPGYKRAIKWQIEEENKKKRRAERNKNARKQRESRKQSF is encoded by the coding sequence ATGAATTTTACAGACTTTAATTTTAAAAAAGAAATCAATCAAACATTGGAAAATATTAATTTTCAAAAACCAACAGAAGTACAGGAAAAATTAATTCCGATTGTGCTTTCTGGACGTGATCTTGTAGGTGAATCAAAGACAGGTTCAGGAAAAACGCATACTTTCTTGCTTCCAATTTTTCAAAATTTAGACATGACATTAAACGAAGTTCAGGCAGTTATTACAGCACCATCAAGAGAACTTTCGACTCAAATTTATAAAGCTGCTCAGGAATTTGTAAAAATCAATCCATCAATTCGAGTATCAAACTTTGTGGGTGGAACAGATAAAGCTAGACAAATCAAGAAATTAGAAAACGGTCAACCACATATTGTTATTGGTACACCTGGACGAATTCATGACCTCATCAAGTCTGGAGCTTTGATTGTTTATACCGCAAATACGTTTGTCGTAGATGAAGCAGATATGACACTCGATATGGGATTTTTATCAGATGTTGATAATATTGCATCAGCTTTTGGCAAGAAGGTTCAAATGTTGATTTTCTCAGCAACAATCCCTCAAAAATTACAACCTTTTCTCAAAAAATATTTGCACAACCCAGTGATGCAAACGATTGCTAATAAAACAGTGATCTCAGATACTATTGAAAACTGGCTTGTTTCAACAAAAGGAGCCTCTCACAATCAACTTTTGTTACAAATTTCCCAAGCGATTAATCCTTATATGGCAATGATTTTTGCCAATACCAAAGGTCGGGTTGATGATATCCATCATTTCCTTGTAAGCAATGGAATTAAGGCGGCAAAAATTCATGGTGATATTCCTCCACGGGAACGCAAACGTATCATGAACAGTATCAAAAATCTTGATTATCAATATGTTGTTGCAACTGATATTGCTGCGCGTGGTATTGATATTGAAGGAGTCAGTCATATCATCAATGATGAGATTCCAAAAGATCTTACTTTCTTCGTGCACCGTGTTGGTCGTTCAGGACGTAATGGATTGACAGGAACAGCGATTACTCTATACAGTCCATCTGATGATTCAGCGATTCGCGAAATAGAAAAAATGGGTGTCACTTTCCAACCTAAAGCTGTAAAAAACGGTGAAATTGTTGACAGTTATGACCGTGACCGCCGTGAAAAGCGTGAGAAAAAACGGGACGAAATCTCATTGGCTACCAGAGGGGCATTAGCCAAAGGTAAAAAGAAAGTTAAGCCAGGCTATAAAAGAGCTATCAAATGGCAAATCGAAGAAGAAAATAAGAAAAAACGCCGTGCAGAACGTAATAAAAATGCACGCAAACAACGTGAAAGTCGTAAACAAAGTTTTTAA
- a CDS encoding MurR/RpiR family transcriptional regulator has protein sequence MSFFGNVDFQKLTYTERIIYSYLRDNVDKIPYLHIRDIASEAHAGTSSVMRLVHKMGYNSYTEFKEYVTKKKQLEEVEPSASTPFSLDIFPENFEQRLGELAHRIMESDNIIFTGVGSSGLICDYAARRLAGVGINTFSFSDVTYPITSKLRNTTNTLVIALSISGETNEIIEVLNSLRPNKDVYISCITPKLSSTIAQLSDFVLNYRVTERRINTHYDLTSQLPTVYLAERLTDLVYELSE, from the coding sequence ATGAGTTTTTTTGGGAATGTTGATTTTCAAAAACTGACCTACACAGAGCGTATAATCTATAGTTATCTACGTGATAATGTTGATAAAATTCCATACCTACATATTCGGGACATTGCCTCAGAAGCTCATGCTGGAACTTCGAGCGTCATGCGGTTGGTACATAAGATGGGATACAATTCTTATACAGAATTTAAAGAATATGTGACCAAGAAAAAACAACTTGAAGAAGTAGAACCTAGTGCCTCAACACCGTTTTCTTTAGATATTTTTCCAGAAAACTTTGAGCAACGTTTGGGTGAATTAGCACATCGAATCATGGAGAGCGATAATATTATATTTACAGGAGTGGGTTCCAGTGGCCTGATTTGTGACTATGCAGCCAGAAGACTTGCAGGAGTTGGAATTAATACTTTTTCATTTAGTGATGTGACTTATCCTATCACTTCAAAACTCCGTAACACGACAAATACATTAGTGATTGCACTGTCTATTTCAGGAGAAACTAATGAGATTATTGAGGTATTAAATAGTTTACGACCAAATAAAGATGTCTATATCTCGTGTATCACGCCAAAACTAAGTTCAACTATTGCCCAGTTGAGTGATTTTGTGCTTAATTATCGTGTCACTGAACGCAGAATTAACACACATTATGATTTGACAAGTCAGCTTCCGACGGTATATCTTGCTGAAAGACTTACTGATTTGGTATATGAATTATCCGAGTAA
- a CDS encoding MurR/RpiR family transcriptional regulator, translating to MFQPEQISKLNDLETLVFDFIIKSPEQVQQMTIRDLASHVHVSTSTIVRLCTKLGFEGWADLKFYLKNQTREKTPEEQHYDNMLEFNMFLRRMNTDAYQSRLNKAAQMISEADYTVFLGLGTSGSLSDYATKYFVNTGLRSFVITDPFQAIQVKGIGNIVAVILSVSGETEQVVNKELEFKASGAKIISITNHEDCTVAKLADHQLSYHLINEWSKQYPLGNLTTQLPVLAILEILAHKSIDYLVNKEK from the coding sequence ATGTTTCAGCCTGAACAAATAAGTAAATTAAACGATCTCGAAACACTTGTATTTGATTTTATTATTAAATCACCTGAGCAGGTACAGCAGATGACTATTCGAGATTTAGCAAGTCATGTTCATGTTTCAACTTCTACAATTGTTCGTCTTTGTACCAAGCTTGGCTTTGAAGGTTGGGCAGATTTAAAATTTTATCTAAAAAATCAGACACGTGAAAAAACACCAGAGGAACAGCATTACGATAATATGCTTGAGTTCAATATGTTTCTCAGGAGAATGAATACAGATGCTTACCAATCTCGATTAAATAAGGCCGCACAAATGATCTCAGAAGCGGATTATACTGTATTTTTAGGATTAGGCACGTCAGGCTCTTTGAGCGATTATGCAACAAAATATTTTGTTAATACAGGACTTCGTAGTTTTGTGATAACAGACCCATTTCAAGCGATTCAAGTAAAAGGGATTGGAAACATTGTAGCGGTTATTTTGTCTGTATCTGGTGAAACAGAGCAAGTAGTTAACAAAGAGCTCGAATTTAAAGCGAGCGGAGCAAAAATTATTTCAATCACAAATCATGAAGATTGTACGGTCGCTAAATTAGCAGACCATCAACTTTCATATCATTTGATTAATGAATGGTCGAAACAATATCCTTTAGGCAATCTAACAACTCAACTTCCTGTATTAGCGATATTAGAGATTCTTGCTCATAAATCAATTGACTACCTTGTTAATAAAGAAAAATAA
- a CDS encoding PTS sugar transporter subunit IIB, whose translation MAEKVIALACAAGMSTSLLVSKMQKAAAEGGKDYEIFAKSTADIDNMLAGTGSPKPDVLLLGPQVAFMKGEVAKKAEAAGVPMEVIKMQDYGMMRGDKVLAAAEAIMK comes from the coding sequence ATGGCAGAAAAAGTTATCGCACTCGCATGTGCCGCTGGTATGTCTACTTCATTGTTGGTTTCTAAAATGCAAAAAGCAGCAGCAGAGGGAGGAAAAGATTACGAAATCTTCGCTAAATCAACTGCAGATATTGACAATATGCTCGCTGGAACAGGTTCACCAAAACCAGATGTATTGTTGTTAGGACCACAAGTTGCATTCATGAAGGGTGAAGTTGCCAAAAAGGCAGAAGCCGCAGGTGTTCCTATGGAAGTTATCAAAATGCAAGACTACGGTATGATGCGTGGAGATAAGGTTCTTGCAGCAGCAGAAGCAATTATGAAATAG